The DNA window GGCTTTACGGGCACGGCTATGTGGGCTGATCCGGATTATAATTTGATCTACGTATTTTTATCAAACCGGATTCATCCCGATGTAAATAATCGTAAATTGATCAAACAAAATATCCGCACGCGCATTCAGGATATTGTATACGAATCAATATTCATCAATGATATTAATTTAAAGTAAATATGAAAATTGGAATTGTTTGTTATCCCACTTACGGTGGTTCGGGCGTAGTTGCTACGGAACTCGGTATTGCTTTGGCAAAAAGAGGGCATGAAGTGCACTTTATTACCTATTCCCAACCAACACGTCTGGATTTTTTCAATGAAAATATTTTTTATCATGAAGTGGATGTGCAGGCCTATCCCTTGTTTCAGTACCCTCCTTATGAATTGGCACTGGCCAGTAAAATGGTAAATGTGGTTGAATATGAAAAATTGGATATTCTTCATGTTCATTATGCCATCCCCCATGCTTCAGCAGCATATATGGCGCAACAAATTTTAAAGGAACAGAATATTAACATTCCTTTTGTAACAACCCTTCACGGAACAGACATCACCCTGGTAGGCAAGGATGCAAGCTATGAACCTGTAGTTTCTTTTAGTATCAATAAATCAAATGGTGTAACTGCTGTTTCAAAAAGTTTGAAAGAAGATACTTTTAAACATTTTCATATTAATACAGAAATAGAAGTTATTCCCAATTTCATTGATCTTTCGCGTTTTAAGAAACAAAAGAAAGATCATTTCAAATTGGCCATTTGTCCAAACGGGGAAAAACTCATTGTACATACCTCCAATTTCAGGAAAGTGAAAAGGGTTCAGGATGTTGTAAAAACCTTTGATAAAGTTCGACACATTTTGCCTTCCAAATTATTGTTGGTAGGTGATGGGCCCGAGCGTTTGCATATAGAAGAAATGTGTAGGGAATTGAATGCCTGTGAGGATATCCGATTTCTTGGAAAACTTGATGCGGTAGAAGAAGTATTGTCAGTAGCAGACTTATTTATAATGCCATCGGAAAAGGAAAGTTTTGGACTGGCAGCTTTGGAAGCTATGGCTTGCGAAGTGCCCTTAATTTCAACCAATGCAGGGGGCCTGCCGGAGTTGAATATTCAGGGCAAAACGGGATATTTGGCTGAAGTTGGTGATATCGAGGCAATGGTTAAATATGCAGTTCATATTCTAGATGAAAAGAATTTACCCGATTTTAAAAGAAATGCCTTAAACAGGGCAAAAGAATTTGACATCCATACAATATTGCCTTTGTATGAGAATTTTTATAATGAGGTATTAGCCAAAAGCAAAAAACAGAATATTACAGTTTAATCTTGAATTAATTCAAATCAAATCTTGTTTGTCAATTGTCAAATAAATTTATTTTTGCATAGAATAAATAAGAGTAATGGCAACAAATACTCAAAAAACCAAGAATATAAACAGGGTAAAAGTTTTTGATAATCCTGTTTTAGAGTTACTTACAAAAACTCATATTGCTTTTCCATTAACGATCTTTCCTGTACTTTCAGCATGGATGATTTATATGGCTTATACCAGGTTTTTTTTAAGTTCTGTAGAAATTTGGGCTATCTTTTTCTTCTCTTTTCTTCTCTTTACACTCGTGGAATATATCGTTCATAGAAATGTATTTCACTGGGTTCCAAATACACCTTTAAAACAATTTATTCAATATCATTTTCACGGGGTTCATCATGCGGAACCAAAGGACAAGAAAAGATTAGCAATGCCAATAGTGGTTAGTCTGGCTTTGGCTTTTTTTACATTGGGTGTTGCATATTTGTTTATTGGAAAATACTCATTTGTTTTTACTCCCGGATTTGCGATGGGATATACAGCCTATCTAGGTGTTCACTATATGGTTCACGCATACGCACCCCCGAAGGAAGGCCCTTTTAAAGTGTTATGGGTCAATCATGCCATTCACCACTATAAAGATGATTCTGTTGCTTTTGGGGTGTCATCTCCACTTTGGGATGTTGTTTTTGGTACTTTACCTCAAAAATCAAAAAAGGCAGCCTAATCCTGTAGATGTTTTGAAATGGTAAAGTAAAAAGTCGTGCCGGTGTTAATTGCTGAATCAACCCAAATATCTCCGCGATGAAGGGTAACAATTTTTTTACAGTTTGAAAGTCCAATTCCGCTTCCTTCAATATTTTTATTATCAGGCGATCGATAAAATATTCTAAAAATGTCTTTTTGCATTTTTTCGGGTATGCCTTTTCCATTATCAGAAACAGAAAATTCCCAATGATCGGGTTTTTCTTTTGCTGATATTCTAATCTTAGGTGGACGATTTTCAATGCTGAATTTTATGGCATTGGAAATCAGGTTTTGAAATAAAAGTCTTATTTCCAGTTCATTGCCTATAATTGACGGTAGTTTTACAATTTTCAAATCTGCTTTAGTTTTGTCAATTTCTGATTTCAGGTCATCTTCTATTTCACTGAGAATTGCCATTATATTTAATTTCTTAAATGATTCAATTTCTCCTAGCTGAGCATATTGAAGAATTCCTGAAATCAAAGTATTCATTCTTTCAGCAGAGTCTTTTATTTTCGTTATGTATACGCTCTCTTTGGCTTTGGGGTCTTTGTTATTTTCGGCCTGAACCAAATCGACAAGTCCTGTAATGGTATTAACAGGTGCTTTTAGGTCATGCGCTACAATATGTGCAAAAGATTCCAATTCCTTATTTTTTGTTTCCAGTTCCAATGCTCTTACATCACTCAGATCGTTAATTATTAAGGTGTATGCAGAAATAGTTTTTCCAAACTTTATAGGGTTAACAGATATTCTTGCATAAAAACTTGTCCCATCATTTCTTTTGAGCCAAAGCTTAAATACAGTATTCTTCTTAATTTCCGAAAGTTCAGTATAAGTAGGAGAGCTATTATTTGAATCGTTGAGTAGCTGTTTAAAATTCATGGAAAGGGCCGATTTTTCGGGGTAGCCAAATATATATTGGGCACCTATATTCCATGTTTCAATAATACCCATATGATTTACGAGTATGAATGCCTGATCTTTTATTTCATTGGTCATCATGCGGATTTTACTTTCATATCGTTTAATCTCTGAGGTCCTTTTCTTTACCTCTTTCTCCAGATTTTTTTGAAATGAATCCACAAAATCAAAACCGCGATGTGCTAAATTGACCAATATTACGGCTACCCAGAGTCCTGACATTGAAATCATAAAGTTGATACTTTGGGCCTGGTCCTTTATTTCGCTTTGGTTATAATCTATTATTATGAGCAAAGCGATAAGCAAACCAAAAACTATTGATACATATTTCCATTGCAGAATAAACACATATAATATTATTACCACATACATACCGGAAACAGTCAAGGAAGAATCAACATTTAGATCGACAATAAATACTATTGCGGTTATTAAAAGCGCAAATAGAGTTAAAACGCTATTTCTAAATATGAATTTTTTGTCCACCTAAAGTCAATAGTTTGAATTATGTCCTGAAATTTGATCTGTCAATTTTAAAATTGATTTTTCTTTTTCACTGAGTATCTGTCGCAACATAAACAGTTCATTTTCAAGATCTGAGATTTTCTCTTCCGCATCTTCACGTTGATCTTTTTCTTCATTCAGGGATTCAGGACTTCTGAGCGATAAAAAAGTTGGAAGGTCTTTTATCAATGCAAAAACAGTTAATACACTGACTATAGCTGTAATAAATCGAATGAGTGCACTCAATCTGTAAGCCGGCCACCAAAATATAATTGCATCCATAATATGGGTGGCTCCGCAAAAAATTATAAATGCGCTAAACAACCAATAAAAGGATAAAAAGGGTATATCCGGTCTTTTTTGAACAAACCACAATATGATTACAGGTATAATAAAATAAGCCAGCCATATTGACACATCGCTCATGATATAAAGCCATCCGTGAAATTCACTCCAGGTACCACAAATCCATCTTGGTGGCCAGTCTGAGGTGTTAAATAGGTTCGAAAAGAATTCTGAGATCTGGTCCATAAGAATAGTTTTTACAGGTTTGTTTGAAAGAAATTTCAAACAGAAATTCCCATGGACTAAAGGTATTAATGTGCCTGAGCTAAATTAATTTAGAATTAATACAAATATTACATATCAAATAAAGTGTGAACTTTTTATAGCCATTTCTTTCGTTGAAAATAAATCAGCATGCCTACAAAAATTAAAATCATTATACCCCATACTACAAAATAACCATAGCGAAAGCCCAATTCGGGCATATATTCAAAATTCATCCCATATATTCCTGCAACAAAAGTCAATGGAATAAATATAGAAGCCATGATCGTAAGCACTTTCATGATCTGATTCATTTTATGGCCGAGCAAGGAAGTATGTAATTCGAGAAGAGAAGTAAGCGATTCTTTTTGAGATTCTACTGTTTCCTGTATTTGAATGACATGATCATAAACATCATTGAGATAAATAAGCGTGCTTTCTTCAAAAAATTCATTCTCATCTTTTTTTAATGTGGTCAGCATTTCTCTAAGGGGTGTAACAACCTTCCGGAAATTGATTATTTTATTTTTAAGTTTTTGTACTTCAAAAATGAATTCATTTGTTGAGTCAATTAATACTCTTTTGTCAAGAACTTCGATTTTTTCATTGATGTGTTCAATAATAAAGAAGTAATGATCAACGATGGTATCCAATAATCGATACAATAAATAATCATTTCCTCTTTTCCGCAATGGGCGTTTGATGTCTTTTGCTCTGTGTCGAAGACCATCGAAAATATCGCCTTGCTTCTCCTGAAAGGAAATCAACCAATTTTCACCTAAAATAAAACTAATCTGTTCTGTTATGATGTGTTTTTGATCGCCGGATATTCCCAGCATTTTTAAAGAAATGAACAAAAACTCATCGTGTTCTTCCAACTGAGGACGCAGTCTTGTGTTTAGAACATCTTCAAGCACCAATGGGTGAATGCCAAAGTGCTCTCCTAATTTTGCAATATTATCAGTTTCATGTAAACCGTCGATATTGATCCAACTGACCGATTTTTTATCCTTGAAGGGAAAAACATCCTCGATTTTCTTGCATTCGGTCTCACTTAGTTCTTCGGGATTATAGTCAAATACGGTAATCCTTTGTTCTTCGGTAGTTTTTTTACCAATATGTATTAATGTACCGGGAGGCAATCCGGCCTTTTTTGACATAAAATTTTCTGTATTAGTCATCGGCATTCAATTTTGCGTTGGGCGGTAGATCATTTTTATAGACAATGGTGTGATAAGGGAATGGTATTTCAACCCCTTCCGCATCAAATCTTTTTTTAATAGCGAT is part of the Hyphobacterium sp. CCMP332 genome and encodes:
- the bshA gene encoding N-acetyl-alpha-D-glucosaminyl L-malate synthase BshA; amino-acid sequence: MKIGIVCYPTYGGSGVVATELGIALAKRGHEVHFITYSQPTRLDFFNENIFYHEVDVQAYPLFQYPPYELALASKMVNVVEYEKLDILHVHYAIPHASAAYMAQQILKEQNINIPFVTTLHGTDITLVGKDASYEPVVSFSINKSNGVTAVSKSLKEDTFKHFHINTEIEVIPNFIDLSRFKKQKKDHFKLAICPNGEKLIVHTSNFRKVKRVQDVVKTFDKVRHILPSKLLLVGDGPERLHIEEMCRELNACEDIRFLGKLDAVEEVLSVADLFIMPSEKESFGLAALEAMACEVPLISTNAGGLPELNIQGKTGYLAEVGDIEAMVKYAVHILDEKNLPDFKRNALNRAKEFDIHTILPLYENFYNEVLAKSKKQNITV
- a CDS encoding sterol desaturase family protein; translation: MATNTQKTKNINRVKVFDNPVLELLTKTHIAFPLTIFPVLSAWMIYMAYTRFFLSSVEIWAIFFFSFLLFTLVEYIVHRNVFHWVPNTPLKQFIQYHFHGVHHAEPKDKKRLAMPIVVSLALAFFTLGVAYLFIGKYSFVFTPGFAMGYTAYLGVHYMVHAYAPPKEGPFKVLWVNHAIHHYKDDSVAFGVSSPLWDVVFGTLPQKSKKAA
- a CDS encoding PAS domain-containing protein encodes the protein MDKKFIFRNSVLTLFALLITAIVFIVDLNVDSSLTVSGMYVVIILYVFILQWKYVSIVFGLLIALLIIIDYNQSEIKDQAQSINFMISMSGLWVAVILVNLAHRGFDFVDSFQKNLEKEVKKRTSEIKRYESKIRMMTNEIKDQAFILVNHMGIIETWNIGAQYIFGYPEKSALSMNFKQLLNDSNNSSPTYTELSEIKKNTVFKLWLKRNDGTSFYARISVNPIKFGKTISAYTLIINDLSDVRALELETKNKELESFAHIVAHDLKAPVNTITGLVDLVQAENNKDPKAKESVYITKIKDSAERMNTLISGILQYAQLGEIESFKKLNIMAILSEIEDDLKSEIDKTKADLKIVKLPSIIGNELEIRLLFQNLISNAIKFSIENRPPKIRISAKEKPDHWEFSVSDNGKGIPEKMQKDIFRIFYRSPDNKNIEGSGIGLSNCKKIVTLHRGDIWVDSAINTGTTFYFTISKHLQD
- the corA gene encoding magnesium/cobalt transporter CorA, with protein sequence MTNTENFMSKKAGLPPGTLIHIGKKTTEEQRITVFDYNPEELSETECKKIEDVFPFKDKKSVSWINIDGLHETDNIAKLGEHFGIHPLVLEDVLNTRLRPQLEEHDEFLFISLKMLGISGDQKHIITEQISFILGENWLISFQEKQGDIFDGLRHRAKDIKRPLRKRGNDYLLYRLLDTIVDHYFFIIEHINEKIEVLDKRVLIDSTNEFIFEVQKLKNKIINFRKVVTPLREMLTTLKKDENEFFEESTLIYLNDVYDHVIQIQETVESQKESLTSLLELHTSLLGHKMNQIMKVLTIMASIFIPLTFVAGIYGMNFEYMPELGFRYGYFVVWGIMILIFVGMLIYFQRKKWL